The Kordia sp. SMS9 DNA window GTAGTGCCTGGAGCAGAGCGATATGACTTTGAATCTAAAAAGTTTTATGTGTTAAAAAATACGCCCAGTGAAAGCCAAATAGAAAAAGCTAAAGAAATCAGTAAGAATTTAGAAAAACCTGCTAACTTTGTCATCAATATCAATGGATGGTTAGGCGCTGGTAGAGGAATGAATGAAGCGCTCAAACTAGTGAACACTTTAGAGAATGAAGCGATAAAAATCATTCTCATTGGAAAGTTAGATTGTACTGCTGCTGACGCTTTGGCCAAACACAAAAATGTAATATACAAAGGAAAGTTGTCTAATTCTGAAACGTTGGCAAACTACTTCCTATCAGATATGGTATTAACGTATTACGATCCAAAATTGGAAATTAATCAATATGCCGAATCAAATAAATGGGGAGATGCTGTTAAAACAGGAATTGGAATTATTGTAAATGAAGAGGTAAAGTCAGCAAAATTCATAAAAGAAAACAATCTTGGAATTAGTGTCCCGTACAATGATGTTGATGCATTGGTGAATGAAATACAAAAGCTATTAAACGATCCTTCTAAATTATTAGAATTAAAATTGAACGCAAAAAAATATTCGGAAATCATGCCGTTTTATGAAGATCAGTTGATACAACTCTTTAAAAAAATAAACAATGAAGAAGAAGCCAGGTAAAATAGAGAAAGCATATACTTTTTTGTTAATAAAAATGATCGGAAACTTCAGTCCTAGAAGAGCTACAAACATTCAATACAAGTTCTTCAAAAAATATGGAATGAAATTTAACGGGAAACCCAACTACATTTCTTCTAAAATTTGGTTTGACGGTACAGATTATTCCTTAATTTCTATTGGAAAAGAGGTAACCATGTCTAGCTATATTAGAGTATTAACACACGATTGGTCTCCACACACTATCGCAAAAGCTTTTGACATTCCACAAGAAAAACCCTTAGGGATTTTAAGTACTATTGAAATTGGAGATTACGCATTCATTGGCACAGGAACCATACTTATGCCAGGATGTAAAATAGGAAAAGGATGCATCATTGGCGCAGGAACTGTAGTAAGAGGTGACATTCCTGATTTTAGTATATACATCGGAAGTCCTGGAAAAGTTGTAGGAGATTCCAGAAAATACCTGAAATCCAAATTTCCACAATTCGACTCACCAGAATATAATATATAAAAAGTAACACATGATTATATTTCTGAGTATCTTATTAGTAATTGTATTTGCATTTACGCTATATTTTATACTTGCCAGAGGAATAGGAGCACTATTTTCTCAACCAGTGGTGTTGGGTGTATTGTTTTTTACCATCATTCATCTTTTACTACCGTTATTACAAATAAATGAAGACTATTACAGATACCAAACAGAATACGCATTACTAACCATCATACTCTCCATAGTTTTAGTGGTGTTAGGACAATTTCTGTTCATGCTGTTTATTACCCGATTTAACTTAGATTATTACAAACTATTCAAAGATCTCCAAGTCAGTGATAGGGAAATAAAGCGAATGCTCTTTGTGGGCTTCCTCGTATTTCTAGTAGGATTTTATTTCTCCTATCAAAACCTTTCCATCATTCTTTCTGTGGGCGTAACGGAATACCTCAGAGACAGAATTAGTTTCGGACAAGGAAAAGGAATACAACTATTATTTGCCCATTGGACGTACGTGTCAGCTTTCATATTCATTTTTTGCTACTATATGGCCGGCACAAAAAAACTCAGAATAAGAGCACTTATTTTAAGTATTCTCTCCTTTGGAATGAGCATGCTCTATTACTTTCTAAACAGTAACAGAAACTCTATATTTATCATGTTATTGCTTTTGGGTGGCGCATGGTTTATCAACAACAGATCGCTCAATACGAAGGCAAACAAAAAGCAGATGAAAAGAATCCTCTTGATGTTTGTACTTGTTGGAGTAGCATTTATACTTTTCTTCAATATTGGAAAAGAACGCTATGCATTATATGCATCAAGACATAAAGAATTCAAATATCCATTAGTAAAATCGTTAAACGGAGCCTTTGGAAACCATGAAAACATCCTTTGGATGCTTGAAAATGACTATGAAAAATCATACGGTCAAACCTATTTAGCAGGATATGCAAACGTAATTCCTCGAAAACTCTGGCCAGGCAAACCTTTAGGCGCTGGACCAAAACTGAAAAACTTTATTGATCCCGGAAGTTATGTGTTGGGTAGAGACAGGAATTCATCACTCACCACAGGCTTTTTTACAGAATTACAGATGAATTTTGGCGTGGTAGGAATTGTCATATTCCCCATATTCATTGCCATTGTTATGGGACTCATATTACAACACCTAAACAGATCCAATTACCTGATTGTAAAAATGGCATCCTTTTTTACCATGATTCTGTTTTTTACTCAATTTTACTTTGCGGAATTCCTTGGGTTTTTCTCGCGATATTTTATAACAATAATACCATTTATCATCATATACTTAGCTGTTAGTGTAAGATTCAAACTTACCAAAGGCTAAGCATACATTAAATACGACACTTTCTCATGAAACAAATATTACAGTCTTTTAAAACAGGAGTCACAGAATTAGCAGAATTGCCATCTCCTAAAGTAAAAGCAGGTCAAGTTTTAATACAAACAACCCGAAGCTTAGTATCCTTAGGTACAGAACGTATGTTAGTTGAATTCGGAAAAGCTTCGCTGATTCAAAAAGCAAGACAGCAACCTGATAAAGTAAAAATGGTGCTCGACAAAATAAAAGCAGAAGGATTAATGCCTACGCTTGAAACTGTCTTTAACAAACTAGAGCAACCCTTGCCATTAGGCTATTGTAATGTGGGGAAAGTAATTGCCGTTGGAAAAGGAGTAACCGATTTCAAAGTAGGAGACCGTGTAGCTTCTAACGGACAACATGCGGAATTTGTTTCCATTCCACAAAACCTAGTGGCACATATTCCCGACAATGTTTCTGATGATGAAGCCGCATTTACAGTCATTGGTTCTATTGGACTGCAAGGAATTCGGTTGATCAATCCTACGATGGGAGAAACCATTGTCGTTGTTGGACTCGGATTGATCGGTTTACTCGCCGCAGAAATGCTCATTGCCAACGGTTGTAGAGTCATTGGATACGATTTAGATGATAAAAAAGTAGAAATCGCGAAAAGCAAAGGTGTCATCGCTTTCAATCCACTCAAAGGAAATGATGCTGTAAAATTTGTACTCGAAAATACCAACAACATCGGTGCTGATGGTGTGTTAATTACCGCATCTGCCAAAACCAATCAAATCATTTCGCAAGCCGCTCAAATGAGCCGAAAAAGAGGAAGAATTGTACTTGTTGGAGTTATCGGATTAAATATCTCCAGAGCAGAATTCTACGAAAAAGAACTCAGCTTTCAAGTATCGTGTTCGTACGGACCAGGAAGATACGATGATGACTATGAATTTAAAGGAATCGACTATCCGTTGCCATTTGTGCGTTGGACAGAAAAAAGAAACTTTCAAACCGTATTGCAACTCATCTCTTCGGGGAAATTAGGGGTAGAAGAATTAATTTCGGAACACATTCCGCTTAATGATTTTGAAAAAATATATGGCGATATTGGAAACTCAAAATCCATTGCCGTACTCTTCAAATACAATGAAGACAGCAAACCAGAAAACAGCATTGTAGTTACCAAAAAAGAACTGCAAGCAGGAAACGGAGTTATTGGATTGGTAGGCGCAGGAAACTTTACCAAAATGACCTTGTTGCCAGCCTTAAAAGGAAAAA harbors:
- a CDS encoding acyltransferase, encoding MKKKPGKIEKAYTFLLIKMIGNFSPRRATNIQYKFFKKYGMKFNGKPNYISSKIWFDGTDYSLISIGKEVTMSSYIRVLTHDWSPHTIAKAFDIPQEKPLGILSTIEIGDYAFIGTGTILMPGCKIGKGCIIGAGTVVRGDIPDFSIYIGSPGKVVGDSRKYLKSKFPQFDSPEYNI
- a CDS encoding O-antigen polymerase — its product is MIIFLSILLVIVFAFTLYFILARGIGALFSQPVVLGVLFFTIIHLLLPLLQINEDYYRYQTEYALLTIILSIVLVVLGQFLFMLFITRFNLDYYKLFKDLQVSDREIKRMLFVGFLVFLVGFYFSYQNLSIILSVGVTEYLRDRISFGQGKGIQLLFAHWTYVSAFIFIFCYYMAGTKKLRIRALILSILSFGMSMLYYFLNSNRNSIFIMLLLLGGAWFINNRSLNTKANKKQMKRILLMFVLVGVAFILFFNIGKERYALYASRHKEFKYPLVKSLNGAFGNHENILWMLENDYEKSYGQTYLAGYANVIPRKLWPGKPLGAGPKLKNFIDPGSYVLGRDRNSSLTTGFFTELQMNFGVVGIVIFPIFIAIVMGLILQHLNRSNYLIVKMASFFTMILFFTQFYFAEFLGFFSRYFITIIPFIIIYLAVSVRFKLTKG
- a CDS encoding bi-domain-containing oxidoreductase; this translates as MKQILQSFKTGVTELAELPSPKVKAGQVLIQTTRSLVSLGTERMLVEFGKASLIQKARQQPDKVKMVLDKIKAEGLMPTLETVFNKLEQPLPLGYCNVGKVIAVGKGVTDFKVGDRVASNGQHAEFVSIPQNLVAHIPDNVSDDEAAFTVIGSIGLQGIRLINPTMGETIVVVGLGLIGLLAAEMLIANGCRVIGYDLDDKKVEIAKSKGVIAFNPLKGNDAVKFVLENTNNIGADGVLITASAKTNQIISQAAQMSRKRGRIVLVGVIGLNISRAEFYEKELSFQVSCSYGPGRYDDDYEFKGIDYPLPFVRWTEKRNFQTVLQLISSGKLGVEELISEHIPLNDFEKIYGDIGNSKSIAVLFKYNEDSKPENSIVVTKKELQAGNGVIGLVGAGNFTKMTLLPALKGKNAQIKHIVSSGGVNGTVLAKKHGIAQSTTDYNLVLDDKEVDVVMITTRHNLHADMVIKALDKGKHVFVEKPLALNNEELEAIQESYSKNKGSLMIGFNRRFSPHTQKIKSLIGDSPMNVIATMNAGAIPPEVWVHDMKIGGGRIIGEACHYLDLIVFLTGSKIKAVCMNALGENPQENTDNASILVKLENGSTGVVNYFANGSKSYSKERLEVFSQEKTLIMDNFIKTRGYGVKGFSKLKTKLDKGHKAQFGQIIEKAKQGSIELIPYEELINVTKASFAAIQSLKEGKWIDIE